A DNA window from Linepithema humile isolate Giens D197 chromosome 6, Lhum_UNIL_v1.0, whole genome shotgun sequence contains the following coding sequences:
- the dare gene encoding NADPH:adrenodoxin oxidoreductase, mitochondrial isoform X1: MRALCISTMFRSLPYMEMKRNLIRSSIRLLSTEQRIPKVCIVGAGPAGFYAAQQLLKSSSDVRVDILEKLPVPFGLVRFGVAPDHPEVKNVINTFHKTATNSRVQFLGNVNIGTDVTVDQLQQFYHAVLLTYGAQQDRLLDIPGEHLNNVISGRRFVGWYNGVPSDKDLDINLDVEEAVVLGQGNVAMDIARILLTPIDKLKNTDITSFALERLSRSRVQRVSMVGRRGPLQAAFTTAELRELIKLDSCKTLWRVQDFAGVREIVLTLARPRKRLTELMLKSLDESANDSTHAKEFHPIFLRGPIEFHGANELESIRFTVNHLRGDNIQNQVAEATDEIEVISCGLALRSIGYKSVQIDDTIPFDAKKGRVKNVSGKVDNNLYSAGWAATGPVGVILSTMTNAFQVGNLICKELTSLSENKTGSDGLRKILDCKGIQIVSYKDWEKIDRVEQERGQQMKKPREKIVDVAEMLKIAAN; encoded by the exons ATGAGGGCGTTGTGTATAAGCACGATGTTTAG ATCATTGCCGTACATGGAGATGAAACGCAATTTGATCAGGAGTTCCATTCGCCTTTTATCCACCGAACAGCGCATACCGAAGGTATGCATTGTAGGTGCGGGTCCGGCAGGCTTTTACGCGGCTCAGCAATTGCTGAag AGTTCAAGCGACGTAAGGGTCGACATATTAGAGAAACTACCGGTTCCCTTTGGCCTAGTGCGCTTTGGGGTTGCTCCAGATCATCCAGAAGTAAAGAACGTCATTAATACATTCCACAAAACCGCGACCAACTCACGCGTTCAATTTCTAGGCAATGTTAACATTGGAACAGACGTTACCGTCGATCAGCTACAGCAGTTTTATCACGCTGTATTGTTG acTTATGGCGCTCAACAAGATCGACTGCTCGATATACCGGGTGAACACTTGAACAATGTGATATCAGGTCGACGTTTCGTTGGCTGGTACAATGGAGTACCAAGTGATAAAGATCtagatattaatttagatGTGGAAGAAGCGGTCGTTTTAGGACAAGGCAATGTAGCCATGGATATCGCGAGAATTCTTTTGACACCAATTGACAAATTGAAG AACACTGATATCACATCGTTTGCCTTGGAACGATTATCTCGTAGTAGAGTGCAAAGAGTTTCCATGGTCGGACGGAGAGGACCTCTTCAAGCTGCGTTTACGACCGCAGAACTACGTGAGCTGATTAAATTGGATAGCTGCAAAACTCTTTGGCGAGTGCAGGATTTCGCGGGCGTGCGAGAAATTGTGCTAACGTTAGCCAGGCCCCGGAAACGATTGACGGAGCTCATGTTGAAGTCTTTAGATGAATCTGCGAACGACTCAACTCATGCTAAAGAATTCCATCCGATCTTCTTGCGGGGTCCAATAGAATTCCACGGCGCTAATGAGTTGGAAAGTATCAGATTCACTGTGAATCATCTACGAGGagataatattcaaaatcaagTGGCCGAGGCAACCGACGAAATTGAGGTAATTTCGTGTGGTTTGGCTCTACGTAGCATTGGTTACAAGTCTGTTCAAATAGACGACACGATTCCGTTTGACGCGAAGAAGGGACGCGTAAAGAATGTTTCCGGTAAGGTCGACAACAATCTCTACAGCGCCGGATGGGCGGCTACTGGACCAGTCGGCGTCATCTTGTCGACTATGACGAACGCTTTCCAAGTCGGCAATTTGATTTGCAAGGAATTGACATCCTTAAGTGAGAATAAAACTGGCTCAGACGGTCTACGCAAAATTTTAGACTGCAAAGGTATCCAGATTGTATCTTATAAAGACTGGGAGAAAATTGATCGCGTTGAACAAGAACGTGGCCAGCAAATGAAGAAACCGCGGGAGAAAATAGTCGATGTGGCAGAAATGCTAAAAATTGCGGCAAATTAA
- the dare gene encoding NADPH:adrenodoxin oxidoreductase, mitochondrial isoform X2, with product MTTRAFLKRSLPYMEMKRNLIRSSIRLLSTEQRIPKVCIVGAGPAGFYAAQQLLKSSSDVRVDILEKLPVPFGLVRFGVAPDHPEVKNVINTFHKTATNSRVQFLGNVNIGTDVTVDQLQQFYHAVLLTYGAQQDRLLDIPGEHLNNVISGRRFVGWYNGVPSDKDLDINLDVEEAVVLGQGNVAMDIARILLTPIDKLKNTDITSFALERLSRSRVQRVSMVGRRGPLQAAFTTAELRELIKLDSCKTLWRVQDFAGVREIVLTLARPRKRLTELMLKSLDESANDSTHAKEFHPIFLRGPIEFHGANELESIRFTVNHLRGDNIQNQVAEATDEIEVISCGLALRSIGYKSVQIDDTIPFDAKKGRVKNVSGKVDNNLYSAGWAATGPVGVILSTMTNAFQVGNLICKELTSLSENKTGSDGLRKILDCKGIQIVSYKDWEKIDRVEQERGQQMKKPREKIVDVAEMLKIAAN from the exons ATCATTGCCGTACATGGAGATGAAACGCAATTTGATCAGGAGTTCCATTCGCCTTTTATCCACCGAACAGCGCATACCGAAGGTATGCATTGTAGGTGCGGGTCCGGCAGGCTTTTACGCGGCTCAGCAATTGCTGAag AGTTCAAGCGACGTAAGGGTCGACATATTAGAGAAACTACCGGTTCCCTTTGGCCTAGTGCGCTTTGGGGTTGCTCCAGATCATCCAGAAGTAAAGAACGTCATTAATACATTCCACAAAACCGCGACCAACTCACGCGTTCAATTTCTAGGCAATGTTAACATTGGAACAGACGTTACCGTCGATCAGCTACAGCAGTTTTATCACGCTGTATTGTTG acTTATGGCGCTCAACAAGATCGACTGCTCGATATACCGGGTGAACACTTGAACAATGTGATATCAGGTCGACGTTTCGTTGGCTGGTACAATGGAGTACCAAGTGATAAAGATCtagatattaatttagatGTGGAAGAAGCGGTCGTTTTAGGACAAGGCAATGTAGCCATGGATATCGCGAGAATTCTTTTGACACCAATTGACAAATTGAAG AACACTGATATCACATCGTTTGCCTTGGAACGATTATCTCGTAGTAGAGTGCAAAGAGTTTCCATGGTCGGACGGAGAGGACCTCTTCAAGCTGCGTTTACGACCGCAGAACTACGTGAGCTGATTAAATTGGATAGCTGCAAAACTCTTTGGCGAGTGCAGGATTTCGCGGGCGTGCGAGAAATTGTGCTAACGTTAGCCAGGCCCCGGAAACGATTGACGGAGCTCATGTTGAAGTCTTTAGATGAATCTGCGAACGACTCAACTCATGCTAAAGAATTCCATCCGATCTTCTTGCGGGGTCCAATAGAATTCCACGGCGCTAATGAGTTGGAAAGTATCAGATTCACTGTGAATCATCTACGAGGagataatattcaaaatcaagTGGCCGAGGCAACCGACGAAATTGAGGTAATTTCGTGTGGTTTGGCTCTACGTAGCATTGGTTACAAGTCTGTTCAAATAGACGACACGATTCCGTTTGACGCGAAGAAGGGACGCGTAAAGAATGTTTCCGGTAAGGTCGACAACAATCTCTACAGCGCCGGATGGGCGGCTACTGGACCAGTCGGCGTCATCTTGTCGACTATGACGAACGCTTTCCAAGTCGGCAATTTGATTTGCAAGGAATTGACATCCTTAAGTGAGAATAAAACTGGCTCAGACGGTCTACGCAAAATTTTAGACTGCAAAGGTATCCAGATTGTATCTTATAAAGACTGGGAGAAAATTGATCGCGTTGAACAAGAACGTGGCCAGCAAATGAAGAAACCGCGGGAGAAAATAGTCGATGTGGCAGAAATGCTAAAAATTGCGGCAAATTAA
- the dare gene encoding NADPH:adrenodoxin oxidoreductase, mitochondrial isoform X3, with translation MEMKRNLIRSSIRLLSTEQRIPKVCIVGAGPAGFYAAQQLLKSSSDVRVDILEKLPVPFGLVRFGVAPDHPEVKNVINTFHKTATNSRVQFLGNVNIGTDVTVDQLQQFYHAVLLTYGAQQDRLLDIPGEHLNNVISGRRFVGWYNGVPSDKDLDINLDVEEAVVLGQGNVAMDIARILLTPIDKLKNTDITSFALERLSRSRVQRVSMVGRRGPLQAAFTTAELRELIKLDSCKTLWRVQDFAGVREIVLTLARPRKRLTELMLKSLDESANDSTHAKEFHPIFLRGPIEFHGANELESIRFTVNHLRGDNIQNQVAEATDEIEVISCGLALRSIGYKSVQIDDTIPFDAKKGRVKNVSGKVDNNLYSAGWAATGPVGVILSTMTNAFQVGNLICKELTSLSENKTGSDGLRKILDCKGIQIVSYKDWEKIDRVEQERGQQMKKPREKIVDVAEMLKIAAN, from the exons ATGGAGATGAAACGCAATTTGATCAGGAGTTCCATTCGCCTTTTATCCACCGAACAGCGCATACCGAAGGTATGCATTGTAGGTGCGGGTCCGGCAGGCTTTTACGCGGCTCAGCAATTGCTGAag AGTTCAAGCGACGTAAGGGTCGACATATTAGAGAAACTACCGGTTCCCTTTGGCCTAGTGCGCTTTGGGGTTGCTCCAGATCATCCAGAAGTAAAGAACGTCATTAATACATTCCACAAAACCGCGACCAACTCACGCGTTCAATTTCTAGGCAATGTTAACATTGGAACAGACGTTACCGTCGATCAGCTACAGCAGTTTTATCACGCTGTATTGTTG acTTATGGCGCTCAACAAGATCGACTGCTCGATATACCGGGTGAACACTTGAACAATGTGATATCAGGTCGACGTTTCGTTGGCTGGTACAATGGAGTACCAAGTGATAAAGATCtagatattaatttagatGTGGAAGAAGCGGTCGTTTTAGGACAAGGCAATGTAGCCATGGATATCGCGAGAATTCTTTTGACACCAATTGACAAATTGAAG AACACTGATATCACATCGTTTGCCTTGGAACGATTATCTCGTAGTAGAGTGCAAAGAGTTTCCATGGTCGGACGGAGAGGACCTCTTCAAGCTGCGTTTACGACCGCAGAACTACGTGAGCTGATTAAATTGGATAGCTGCAAAACTCTTTGGCGAGTGCAGGATTTCGCGGGCGTGCGAGAAATTGTGCTAACGTTAGCCAGGCCCCGGAAACGATTGACGGAGCTCATGTTGAAGTCTTTAGATGAATCTGCGAACGACTCAACTCATGCTAAAGAATTCCATCCGATCTTCTTGCGGGGTCCAATAGAATTCCACGGCGCTAATGAGTTGGAAAGTATCAGATTCACTGTGAATCATCTACGAGGagataatattcaaaatcaagTGGCCGAGGCAACCGACGAAATTGAGGTAATTTCGTGTGGTTTGGCTCTACGTAGCATTGGTTACAAGTCTGTTCAAATAGACGACACGATTCCGTTTGACGCGAAGAAGGGACGCGTAAAGAATGTTTCCGGTAAGGTCGACAACAATCTCTACAGCGCCGGATGGGCGGCTACTGGACCAGTCGGCGTCATCTTGTCGACTATGACGAACGCTTTCCAAGTCGGCAATTTGATTTGCAAGGAATTGACATCCTTAAGTGAGAATAAAACTGGCTCAGACGGTCTACGCAAAATTTTAGACTGCAAAGGTATCCAGATTGTATCTTATAAAGACTGGGAGAAAATTGATCGCGTTGAACAAGAACGTGGCCAGCAAATGAAGAAACCGCGGGAGAAAATAGTCGATGTGGCAGAAATGCTAAAAATTGCGGCAAATTAA
- the Tsen2 gene encoding tRNA-splicing endonuclease subunit Sen2 produces MNLQEPKKKRRSKFKLQPPFPIPLNETQEWPVYTAHLTDMGSCIIEPEEMDAVHSMGFFGKGSLSRSYPSFGKMRYGVPPVVRNRQWLRRQEWLDEVKDLNSASTSDYEDVKTSYQHGRENTSDNEEENNGDVVEIPPNFSESKERNEVAAKDVEIDEVTLDSADEDDISVIVSKDSEKCDKNFSITNDDNTKCTEKKEVEELCDLDYSDFKNNCVDDDQHGKLLVLPDSDSDTENYLKDIKPRIENEGFPIREALHLTFEETFFLFFGLGCLQLVHFNGTFMDISNAWLHFCKNKPDFLQKYVVYHYYKSKGWVVKPGLKYGGDFLLYKEGPPFYHASYIVIVEVVDADSLVIDTTMSTRSMMWNDLFSLERLSETAAKEILFAQVLWPSSVSRNVSKTSPEILSEFTVRELLWRRWNPKQHREDVPIEEEDEDDSF; encoded by the exons ATGAATTTACAAGAAccaaagaagaagagaagatCGAAATTTAAACTACAACCACCGTTTCCTATTCCATTAAACGAAACTCAGGAATGGCCAGTATATACAGCTCATCTCACAGATATGGGTTCTTGCATAATTGAACCTGAAGAAATGGATGCAGTACATTCTATG GGTTTTTTTGGCAAGGGCTCATTGTCACGTAGTTATCCTTCCTTTGGTAAAATGAGGTATGGAGTGCCTCCAGTTGTTCGGAACAGGCAGTGGCTTCGCAGACAAGAATGGTTGGATGAAGTAAAAGACTTGAATTCTGCCTCTACTTCTGATTACGAag ACGTTAAAACAAGTTATCAACACGGAAGGGAAAATACTTCAGATAATGAAGAAGAGAACAATGGTGACGTCGTTGAGATTCCACCAAATTTCAGTGAAAGTAAGGAAAGGAATGAAGTAGCCGCAAAGGATGTAGAAATCGACGAAGTCACCTTAGACTCCGCAGATGAGGATGATATATCTGTCATTGTTAGTAAAGATTCTGagaaatgtgataaaaatttctcaataaCTAATGATGATAATACCAAGTGCACAGAAAAGAAGGAAGTCGAAGAACTTTGCGATTTAGATTATTCCGATTTCAAGAATAATTGCGTGGATGATGATCAGCATGGAAAACTATTGGTTTTGCCAGACAGCGATTCAGACACAGAAAACTATCTAAAGGATATAAAGCCGAGAATCGAGAACGAGGGTTTCCCTATCCGAGAGGCTTTACATCTCACTTTTGAAGAGACATTTTTCCTCTTCTTTGGATTGGGTTGTCTACAGTTAGTTCACTTTAACGGCACTTTCATGGACATCAGTAACGCGTGGTTGCACTTTTGCAAGAACAAGCCagactttttacaaaaatacgtAGTATACCATTATTATAAGAGTAAAGGATGGGTGGTAAAGCCCGGCCTCAAATACGGCGGTGATTTTT TGTTATACAAAGAGGGACCACCTTTCTATCACGCTTCTTACATTGTCATAGTTGAAGTAGTAGATGCAGACTCGTTGGTTATAGATACTACCATGTCCACGCGATCTATGATGTGGAACGATTTATTTAGTCTGGAAAGGCTTTCCGAAACTGCCGCTAAA GAAATACTCTTTGCGCAAGTTTTATGGCCATCATCGGTGTCTCGGAATGTTAGCAAAACTAGTCCCGAAATACTTTCCGAATTTACAGTGAGAGAGTTACTTTGGCGCCGATGGAATCCTAAACAGCACCGAGAAGACGTGCCCATTGAAGAAGAGGACGAGGACGATTCATTTTGA